In Rhizophagus irregularis chromosome 26, complete sequence, one genomic interval encodes:
- a CDS encoding uncharacterized protein (CAZy:GT49), giving the protein MAFSILFSITQLVKYTFGNYGIYSSEFLENQPIFRTYDTHRNSPLSEMTNKHRFSKIHAYSPHTLVDSIHPYYIRAESKFKPDDVTVITFVTHNRLNELVRLAELWKGPISATLHIPSKIGLTDPLIVETINSIKKIYKKKTNLRKQIDIHLITGPSTSLNETLLPTPTNFHVNVARFFARTEFIFFLDFDTWPTPETHSNIKRYADILIKNNVLILPTFVFIENVEHVENSTIHYKFPKTKNDVIRLVNRRKLGLQDYGWEINSGPTCLDSWLKADELFHVEEYELHYRPNFVARKGGQIPWCSERFDDNKAACIFEIYLSGAELYVDPNSFLIRHHFDQDSHLVNYGDPHWQKVINSRMYTNFSREVCLLYVRTFVAMDLWKSPISDHVKQECQRVLASWGSGLIKNSEK; this is encoded by the exons ATGgctttttctatattattttctataacacaattagtaaaatatactTTTGGAAATTATGGAATATATTCATCCGAGTTTTTAGAAAATCAGCCTATCTTTAGAACATACG ATACACATCGAAATTCTCCGCTATCCGAAATGACAAATAAACATAGATTTTCAAAGATTCATGCATATTCTCCTCATACATTGGTTGATAGTATACATCCTTATTATATTCGTGCAGAGTCAAAATTTAAACCTGACGATGTAACAGTTATTACATTTGTTACCCACAATCGTTTAAACGAATTAGTTAGATTGGCTGAATTATGGAAAG gGCCAATATCAGCAACTTTACATATACCTTCTAAAATAGGATTAACTGACCCACTTATAGTTGAAACGATTAactcaattaaaaaaatttataaaaaaaaaacaaatttacgAAAACAAATCGACATTCATCTTATAACCGGCCCATCAACTTCACTTAATGAAACCTTATTACCAACTCCAACTAATTTTCATGTAAATGTTGCTCGTTTTTTTGCTAGAActgaatttattttctttcttgatTTTGATACTTGGCCAACGCCTGAAactcattcaaatattaagcGTTATGctgatatattaattaaaaataatgttttaattttacctacttttgtatttattgaaaatgttgAACATGTTGAAAATAGCACTATTCATTATAAGTTTCCTAAAACAAAAAACGATGTAATTCGTTTAGTTAATCGACGTAAATTAGGTTTGCAAGATTATGGTTGGGAAATTAATAGTGGTCCAACTTGTTTAGATAGTTGGTTAAAAGCTGATGAATTGTTTCATGTTGAAGAATATGAATTACATTATAGACCAAATTTCGTTGCAAGAAAAGGTGGTCAGATTCCTTG gtGTTCGGAACgatttgatgataataaagcAGCttgtatttttgaaatatatttaagtgGTGCCGAATTGTATGTTGATCCTAACAGTTTCTTAATTCGACATCATTTTGATCAAGATTCTCATCTCGTAAACTATGGAGATCCACATTGGCag aaagtAATTAATAGCCGCATGTACACAAATTTTTCACGAGAGGTTTGTCTTTTATATGTTAGAACATTTGTAGCAATGGATTTATGGAAATCACCTATTTCTGATCACGTAAAGCAAGAATGTCAGAGAGTTTTGGCAAGTTGGGGTTCAggtttaataaagaattctgaaaaataa